AAATTTATGCAAACGTTAGAAGTTGCAAAAATTGCTAAACAATTATTAAAAATTCAAAAACACGCAAGTTTAAGAGATGTTTTCTATATGGTAAAACGTACTATTAAAGGCACAAGTACAAACATTGTAGATGAACAAAAAGAATCAGATAAATCATTAGAAGACTTAGAGATAATCACTGATTTTTCAAGAGAAGAATTAAATATTAACGCCAACAAGATGGGTTCAGTGGCAGGTAATGTGACTATCCTTGATAGGGGAGATACAATTAACTGGTCAAAATTAGGAAGTGGAGGTTGGTCAATTCCTTCTAATGTTGAAGATATCGAATTTAAAGAAGTCCAAGCAGAATATGTAATTTACATGGAAAAACAAGCAGTTTGGGAACGTCTCCATGAAGACAAATTTTGGAAAAAACAAAATTGTATCATTGTAACTTCACAAGGTCAAACAACTAGGGGCATTAGAAGATTGCTTCAAAGACTTGCAAGAGAGCATAAACTTCCAGTATATGTATTAGCAGATTTTGACCCATGGGGATTTTATATTTATTCAGTGCTTAAATTTGGTTCAATAAGTTTAGCACATATGTCAGATAAATTATCTGTGCCTGAAGCTAAATTTTTGGGTATTACTGCTGAAGACATTGAAGATTATGGACTGCAAAAACATTTCATTAAATTAAAAGATATTGATATAAGCCGCCTAAAACAAATGTCTGATTATCCGTGGTTTAAAGATAATAAACCCTGGCAAAAACAATTTGATAAGATGAAAAAATTCAAAGCAAAAGCAGAAATTCAAGCTATGAGTGCACGCGGTATTACATTTATTTCTGAAACATACCTCCCTGAAAAGATTAAGAAAAGAAATTTCTTGGATTAAATATCCAATTTATAAGGTAATCAAATTATGTGAAAGTCAAATAGGATTACCCCCATTGTTTTCTTCTTCAACAGGAATAAGATAAATTTTCTTAAGATACAATTCAACATATTTTATATTCCAAATTACGTTAAGAAAAGAATCTTCATCTTTCGTAACTAAAGTAAATGCTAAAACTTCCGAATCCAAAAAATATAAAAAAAGGCGGTACTGAGATTTGAACTCAGAATCACCGGGTTGCAGCCGATTGCCTTAACCAGATTTGGCTATACCGCCTTAGATGATTATTAAAAATTGAACGGACCTGGAGGGAATTTCAAAGCTAAGCTTCCCAATTGTTACAGCAAAGCTCTAACTATTCGAACCCTCGACTTACAGCTTAGAAGGCTGTCGCCCTATCCAGGCTAGGCTACAGGTCCATGATTAGTGAGATAAAAGTAGCATTTATAAAGGTTTTGAATAACTCAAGAGCGAATTTACTTTCTTAACCAAGCAATCTCATCTTTATCTAAATCTAACTCTGCAGAAATATTATTACAAAATTGTTTGTCTTTTTTCAAAATAATCTGTAAATAAGGCAAAACATCCTGCATAATTCTTTTAGTTGAGGTATGTGTTTTTATGGCAATCTTTTCAGCAATTGCCTTTTTTTTTGCATTACGCAAATTCGCCATCCACATTTTTAATATTCTGGATGTTGGTTTATAACCTGTAAATTTATACTTTTCATCTTTCGCAACTGCAACACCAGCAGTCATTAACGCATTTACATAAACAAGGTATCTCCAATGTTGCCATCTCCGGATTCTATGGTTAAAAATATCAGCTTTGCCTAACGCCATATACGCGCGATACAAATCCTCGGATTTAGTATATTCTTTACCAAGATTATAATCAACCCACATTCGCGCCGTATCTAAATCCTCATCAACATTATCAAAAGCAGTTATTGCAATTTTCGGGTCAGTAGTCTTAAAAACTTTCACTAAAGCCTGCGGCATTGTTTCAGTTTGTTTTCTACCCTCAAGTTCTTCCAGCCCTTTTCTATCAAAAGTCTTATCCAGACAACTTAACAATTGTAAATCAACGATAGAACCCCGTAAATCTCCACCAGCTCTGCGCGCCAAAGATTTTAAGTCTTGTTCTTCATAAACAATATTTTCTTTTTCACAAATTTTAGCTAAATATCCATAAATATCATTATATTTCAAAGCATCAAACTCTACAATGACAGAAACTTTTCTAAGCGCTGAAAACTTTTTATCATAAGGATTATTAGAAGTCATTATAATTGGAAATGAACTTTGATTTACAATATCAACAATTGCAGTTGCTCCGCCCCTATCTTTCGTACCAGATAATCCATCTATCTCATCAACTAATATCAGTTTGCTTCTTGCAAAAAGGCTCATTTGCTTAGATGCCGAACCAATAATTGAAGAAATTGCATCTTTATTTCTGCAATCTGAGGCGTTAATCTCAATAACTTCAAGACCAATTTCGCCAGCTACGGCATAAACACTGCAAGTTTTTCCGCAACCTGGCGGACCATATAAAATCATGGCCTTCTTCCGGGCATTTTTATAATTCAAAATAAAATGTTTCAGACTAACAACTGCCTTCTCTTGCCCAATTATTTCGCCAGAATTCTTTGGCTCGTATTTTTTAGTCCATGCTTGTGTCATAAATAAATCCATTTTTCATAATTTTATAACTTTCACATTAAGTGAACTTAAACTAAGCCATACTAAACCTACTAAACCCATAACCTTTTTAAATACTATTATTATACTGATATCCATGGAGTTACCTCAAAGATACGAGCCAAATAAAGAAGAACCTAAATTACAAAAATATTGGGAAGATACGCAAATTTACAGATTTGATCCTGATTCAAACAAACCAATTTATTCTATTGACACCCCACCGCCAACAGTATCCGGAAAAATGCACATGGGCCACGCATTTAGTTATTCTCAACAAGACTTTATTGCAAGATACAAAAGAATGCAGGGATACAATGTTCTGCAACCTTTCGGTACTGATGACAATGGATTACCGACTAAACTTCTTATTGAAAAATTAAAAAGTGTTAAAGCAAATGAAATGGATAGAAAAAGTTTCACAAAACTTTGCCTCGATACATTAAATACCGAACTTAAGCCGCGATACATTGAAGACTGGAAAAGATTAGGTATAAGTTGCGATTTCAACATTAAATATTCGACGATTGACCCTCACTGTATTAAAATATCACAAAAATCTTTCATTGATTTATATAAAAAAGGCAGACAATACAAAACAGAAGCCCCTGCAATGTACTGCCCGGGCTGTCAAACTGCAATTTCCCAGGTTGAACTTGAAGATAAAGAATTAGATTCATTTTTTAATGATATTGTATTCAAAATAGACGGCAAAGAATTAATCATATCTACAACGAGACCTGAATTATTACCTGCGTGTGTCGCAGTATTTTATCACCCGGAAGATAAAAGATATCAGCACCTTAATGGAAAAACTGCAAAAGTTCCATTATTTGAAATCAATGTACCAGTCTTGGCTGACGAACGCGCAGACCCGGAAAAAGGCACTGGTATCGTTATGTGTTGTACATTTGGCGACCAGACCGATATGGAATGGCAAAAAGCCCATCAATTACCTATTAAAGAAGCGATAGGTAAAGATGGAAAATTAACAAGATTAGCCCAGAAATATGAAGGTATGAAAATTATAGATGCCCGTAAGCAAATCATTGAAGATATGAGAAATCAAGGCTTATTAAAATCACAAAAATCGATTAAGCATGCCGTTAACGTACACGACCGATGCGGTACTCCAATTGAATTTATACATTCAAAACAATGGTTTATCAAATATCTCGATTTAAAAGATCAAATGTTTAACTGGGGCAACGAATTAGAATGGCACCCTGAATTTATGAAAAATAGGTATGATAACTGGGTAAACGGCCTAGCTTGGGACTGGTGTATTTCAAGACAAATTCCTTTTGGAATTCCTTTTCCTCTTTGGTATTGTAAACAATGCGGCGAAATAATCCTTGCAACTGAAGAACAATTGCCGACTGATCCAACGGAGGTTAACCCCCCGGTTGATAAATGCCCAAAATGCAAATCAACAAAATTTATCCCTGAACAAGACGTAATCAGCACATGGGCAACTTCTTCGTTAACACCAACAATTGTTAAAGAATTATTCAAAGGCAAAAAAGTATATGAAGAATTAATTAGCACCCCAATGGACTTAAGGCCGCAAGCGCACGATATAATTTCGTTTTGGTTATTTAACACAGTTGTAAAAAGTCATATGCATTATGAAATGAAACCATGGCATCATTGCATGATAAGCGGATGGATGCTGGACTCTAAAGGAAAAAAAATGTCAAAATCAAAAGGCAACATTATTGAACCATATGTTATGATAGAAAAGTATTCAGCTGACGCTTTAAGGTACATGTCCGGCAGTGCAAAGCTAGGTTCAGATCTGCCATTTCCTGAAAAAGATGTAATCTCAGGTCAAAAAACCGTAAACAAAATATTTAACGCGTCAAAGTTCTCAATCACGCGCCTTGAAAAATATCAACTTGATAGGCCTGCAAAATTAGAAGTGATGGATAGATGGTTATTAACAAAACTACACAAAGTAATCCAAACTAGCACAGATTATTTTGACAACTATGCCTTCTTTAAACCTAAAGCAGATACCGACAGATTTTTTTGGCAAATGCTATGCGACAATTATTTAGAAATTGCAAAAGATAGACTTTACAATCCGGAACTAAGAGGCATTGAAGAAATGAAAAGCGCCCAATTTGCGCTGTATCATTCATTGTTAAACACTTTAAAACTTTACGCCCCTTTCTTACCGCACGTTACAGAGTTTGTATATCAATCATACTTCAAACAAAAAGAAAATATTAAAAGTATACATATAAGTAAATGGCCAGAGTTCAATAAAGATTTAATTGATGATAAGGCTGAACTTGCTGGGGACATTGCAATTGATATGATTAGCGCAGTTAGGAAATTCAAAGCGCAAAATAACCTGTCAATGAAAACAGAATTAAAAAGCGTAGTTATTAATTGTGAACAAGCCGAACATGAGTCATTAATTTTAAGCATTTCAGAAGACCTTAAATCAGTAACAAAGGCAAGTGCAATAACTTTCGGCAAACTTGAAAAAGAAATGATTGCATGTGATAATTTTCCAATCAGGCTAAACATCCAAAAATAAAATCCCGTTCGAAGCAAAGCATAAGGTATTAAACCCATGAAAAATAAAATTAAGTTATAATAATTCTATGCATTGAATCGTAAAAAGCTTGTTTAGATTTAGATTCATCCGGACTTAAACTTCTTTTAAAATCTTTTAGGCAATAACCGCAATAGGTCGATGATTCATACTGCGGAATTGAAGGATACCACGGAAATTCAATAATTTCCTTATGCCCTTCATGTTCACATTCCTCTCTCCTTTGAGAAAACAATCTCATAACATTTTCAAGCTTATCTGAATAAAGCACTAAATCATCTAAAAAAGTTTTGTTGTAAATATCCCGTGCCATTTTCAATCCCTCTTAACTTTTACACCATCTTGAATATCTTCTATAATATATCCTTTCAACTTAATTTTATCACGCAATTTATCCGATTTTGCCCAATCTTTATCTTTTCTAGCTTGTTCACGTTCCTCAACAAGTTTCATTATATCAGAAGGCACAAAATCGGCTTCCAATGCATCCAAACCTAACCCCAAAACTTGATCAAAATCATAAACTAGTTCAAGTTTTTCTTTAAAACCTAATTCTTTATCACGCAACACTGCCCAAAGCACAGACAAAGCCAAAGGCATGTTTAAATCATCCTCAACCGCATTATGAAATTCCTCTTCATATTTTTTTTTTATTTTGCTAATATCATTTTCAATGGGGCTTAAATTATTTTTATCTTTCAACTCAAGGACAATATTTTGTAACCTTTCAAATGTGTTTTTTGCATTTTCTAAAGCTTCTATCGAAAAAGCAAGCTGTTTTCGGTATTGGGTATTCAAACAAAGATACCTATAATCAAGAGCCTTAAAACCTTGCTCTTCCAATTCAGAAATTGTAAAAAGTCCACCTTTGCTTTTACTAACTTTTTCTCCTTTGAAAGTTAAAAATGCCCCGTGCAGCCAATATCTAACCCAGGGTTTTTTACCATAACATGCTTCTGATTGCGCAATTTCATTAGTATGGTGAACAGCAACATGATCTTCTCCCCCTGTATGAATATCAAACTGTTGACCTAAATACTTAGAGGCCATTGCAGAACATTCAATATGCCATCCCGGAAAACCTTTTCTGCCAAAAGCCTCCCACTCTTGCTGCCTTTCTCCTAATTTTTCAGAAAATTTCCATAACGCAAAATCAGTTTTATTCTTCTTTTCACCCATTTCAACACGCTTACCTGCTTCTAAACCTGAAATATCCAGCTTGGCTAACACCCCGTAATTTGAAAACTTGGAAGTATCAAAATAAATACCATCGGATGTTTCATATGTAAACCCTTTTTTTGATAAACATTTAATCATTTTAATTTGTTCTTCAATATGCTCAGTCGCTTTACACCATATGTTTGGAAAAATAATATTTAACTTTTCTAAATCCGCTTTGAAAACTGCCAAATAATACTCAGCAATCTCTTTTGCAGTTCTGCCTTCCTTAATAGCTGCTTTTTCAATTTTATCTTCTCCGGAATCTGCATCCGAAGTTAAATGGCCAACATCAGTAACATTCATTACATGCTTAACATTAAAATTTTCATAACTCAGAACACGTTTCAAAATATCATTAAAAATATAAGTACGTAAATTACCAATATGCTGATACCAATAAACTGTTGGACCGCAACTGTAGAAACCGACTTCATCTTCTTTCAAAGATTCAAACTTTTCCTTTTTCCTTGTTAATGTATTATAAAATCTAAGCATTTATCTACTTTCCATAGCAATTTGTAATTCACCAAAATCTTTCTTTGCTTCACTAGGTTCGCCAAGTTTTGCAAATTCAACGAGAATATCTTTATATTCCTTATCAATTTCCTCAGGAGAGGAAATTCCTTTTTCAATTTTTTTTCTTAACAATTCAATTCTCCTTCTTAAATACATTATTTCCCTTTTTCGTTGAGTTTCTTTATCTGGTTTTTCGTACGGCATAAATGGCATTTCACTCACTCCTTCTTACACATAATCATATAATGATCTTTTTCAT
This region of Candidatus Woesearchaeota archaeon genomic DNA includes:
- a CDS encoding replication factor C large subunit, giving the protein MTQAWTKKYEPKNSGEIIGQEKAVVSLKHFILNYKNARKKAMILYGPPGCGKTCSVYAVAGEIGLEVIEINASDCRNKDAISSIIGSASKQMSLFARSKLILVDEIDGLSGTKDRGGATAIVDIVNQSSFPIIMTSNNPYDKKFSALRKVSVIVEFDALKYNDIYGYLAKICEKENIVYEEQDLKSLARRAGGDLRGSIVDLQLLSCLDKTFDRKGLEELEGRKQTETMPQALVKVFKTTDPKIAITAFDNVDEDLDTARMWVDYNLGKEYTKSEDLYRAYMALGKADIFNHRIRRWQHWRYLVYVNALMTAGVAVAKDEKYKFTGYKPTSRILKMWMANLRNAKKKAIAEKIAIKTHTSTKRIMQDVLPYLQIILKKDKQFCNNISAELDLDKDEIAWLRK
- a CDS encoding DNA topoisomerase IV subunit A, with the protein product MSKSIKALEDLGKNLVKQIKKQENPTIEFNVRSLSNIEFNKSEKRLTLGSNISKRSFFNVGHAKKFMQTLEVAKIAKQLLKIQKHASLRDVFYMVKRTIKGTSTNIVDEQKESDKSLEDLEIITDFSREELNINANKMGSVAGNVTILDRGDTINWSKLGSGGWSIPSNVEDIEFKEVQAEYVIYMEKQAVWERLHEDKFWKKQNCIIVTSQGQTTRGIRRLLQRLAREHKLPVYVLADFDPWGFYIYSVLKFGSISLAHMSDKLSVPEAKFLGITAEDIEDYGLQKHFIKLKDIDISRLKQMSDYPWFKDNKPWQKQFDKMKKFKAKAEIQAMSARGITFISETYLPEKIKKRNFLD
- a CDS encoding valine--tRNA ligase; the encoded protein is MELPQRYEPNKEEPKLQKYWEDTQIYRFDPDSNKPIYSIDTPPPTVSGKMHMGHAFSYSQQDFIARYKRMQGYNVLQPFGTDDNGLPTKLLIEKLKSVKANEMDRKSFTKLCLDTLNTELKPRYIEDWKRLGISCDFNIKYSTIDPHCIKISQKSFIDLYKKGRQYKTEAPAMYCPGCQTAISQVELEDKELDSFFNDIVFKIDGKELIISTTRPELLPACVAVFYHPEDKRYQHLNGKTAKVPLFEINVPVLADERADPEKGTGIVMCCTFGDQTDMEWQKAHQLPIKEAIGKDGKLTRLAQKYEGMKIIDARKQIIEDMRNQGLLKSQKSIKHAVNVHDRCGTPIEFIHSKQWFIKYLDLKDQMFNWGNELEWHPEFMKNRYDNWVNGLAWDWCISRQIPFGIPFPLWYCKQCGEIILATEEQLPTDPTEVNPPVDKCPKCKSTKFIPEQDVISTWATSSLTPTIVKELFKGKKVYEELISTPMDLRPQAHDIISFWLFNTVVKSHMHYEMKPWHHCMISGWMLDSKGKKMSKSKGNIIEPYVMIEKYSADALRYMSGSAKLGSDLPFPEKDVISGQKTVNKIFNASKFSITRLEKYQLDRPAKLEVMDRWLLTKLHKVIQTSTDYFDNYAFFKPKADTDRFFWQMLCDNYLEIAKDRLYNPELRGIEEMKSAQFALYHSLLNTLKLYAPFLPHVTEFVYQSYFKQKENIKSIHISKWPEFNKDLIDDKAELAGDIAIDMISAVRKFKAQNNLSMKTELKSVVINCEQAEHESLILSISEDLKSVTKASAITFGKLEKEMIACDNFPIRLNIQK
- the cysS gene encoding cysteine--tRNA ligase, giving the protein MLRFYNTLTRKKEKFESLKEDEVGFYSCGPTVYWYQHIGNLRTYIFNDILKRVLSYENFNVKHVMNVTDVGHLTSDADSGEDKIEKAAIKEGRTAKEIAEYYLAVFKADLEKLNIIFPNIWCKATEHIEEQIKMIKCLSKKGFTYETSDGIYFDTSKFSNYGVLAKLDISGLEAGKRVEMGEKKNKTDFALWKFSEKLGERQQEWEAFGRKGFPGWHIECSAMASKYLGQQFDIHTGGEDHVAVHHTNEIAQSEACYGKKPWVRYWLHGAFLTFKGEKVSKSKGGLFTISELEEQGFKALDYRYLCLNTQYRKQLAFSIEALENAKNTFERLQNIVLELKDKNNLSPIENDISKIKKKYEEEFHNAVEDDLNMPLALSVLWAVLRDKELGFKEKLELVYDFDQVLGLGLDALEADFVPSDIMKLVEEREQARKDKDWAKSDKLRDKIKLKGYIIEDIQDGVKVKRD